One genomic segment of Clavelina lepadiformis chromosome 3, kaClaLepa1.1, whole genome shotgun sequence includes these proteins:
- the LOC143450312 gene encoding inositol monophosphatase 3-like — protein MSPSGVRLSPVGVSLIFILSLSFVFYFGSMYYAREVVSMQALLVAGIDFAERGGVKVKYVHDQGKLDEKSKGETLEGANVPLTDGDLFSNQAMMQSFRKSFPNVKVVSEEKEAVNLVEDVAPAPEFNAEVHKLVTDPLVEVPVDDITIWIDPLDATQEYTESLLQYVTTMVCVAVKGKPTIGIVHKPFEKKTYWSWVGHGSNIDDNSQSDSKSIIVSRSHQGEVESIAHDAFGDDASVIPAGGAGYKSLALFEGTASVYVHTTQIKKWDICAGNAILRHAQGRMTTLHGEEIDYSASGSPVNNDGLVAAIHNHDVYLEKLGKILR, from the exons ATGTCACCCTCAG GTGTTCGTCTCTCGCCCGTTGGTGTCAGTCTCATTTTTATATTATCCTTAAGCTTTGTCTTTTATTTCGGCTCCATGTATTATGCCAGGGAGGTGGTGAGTATGCAGGCACTACTTGTAGCAGGAATCGACTTTGCAGAGAGAGGAGGTGTAAAG GTGAAATATGTACACGACCAGGGAAAGCTTGATGAGAAAAGTAAAGGTGAAACCTTAGAGGGTGCCAATGTTCCACTAACAGATGGTGACCTTTTCTCAAATCAAGCAATGATGCAATCATTTAGAAAGTCTTTTCCCAATGTCAAA GTTGTGTCTGAAGAAAAGGAAGCAGTCAACTTAGTAGAAGACGTTGCTCCTGCTCCAGAGTTTAATGCTGAGGTTCATAAATTGGTTACCGATCCACTTGTTGAAGTCCCAGtcgatgacatcacaatctgGATTGATCCATTAGATGCCACCCAAGAGTACACAG AGAGCCTTCTACAGTATGTGACCACTATGGTATGCGTGGCGGTTAAAGGCAAACCTACCATCGGAATTGTACACAAACCATTCGAAAAGAAAACAT ATTGGTCTTGGGTTGGTCATGGCTCAAATATTGATGACAATTCTCAAAGCGATTCGAAATCTATCATCGTTTCCCGATCACACCAAGGCGAGGTGGAAAGTATTGCTCACGACGCCTTCGGAGATGATGCTTCTGTGATTCCAGCAGGTGGCGCTG GGTACAAGAGTTTGGCTCTGTTCGAAGGGACAGCTTCTGTTTATGTCCATACAACCCAGATCAAAAAGTGGGACATCTGCGCCGGCAACGCCATCTTGCGGCATGCTCAAGGTCGCATGACAACGTTGCACGGTGAGGAGATCGATTATTCCGCGAGCGGAAGTCCAGTTAATAACGACGGTTTGGTCGCCGCAATACACAATCATGATGTCTATCTTGAAAAGCTTGGAAAGATTTTACGTTAG
- the LOC143448688 gene encoding proto-oncogene tyrosine-protein kinase Src-like: MKRCFGCFTCTGERKDDEVEAPRPTQQNVQMVPVNNIIPSFAPTAPPGSSNFVTALPMVPTPPTAPKTSRHVAMYDYDARTDDDLTVRKGDYLFVINMEGDWWFARSAKDNIEGYVPSNYVAPVGGLESEEWFFGKIIRKECERLLLQERLSRGDFMVRESQQGGYCVSVLDQDPMQGRVVKHYRIRSMSNGGYYISSRTSFNDISELVQHYKSMSDGLCCKLANACPTLTPVTPPQDVWEIPRNQLSLQKKLGAGMFGEVWKGLWNGTTEVAIKTLKPGTMSPQAFLEEAKVMKMLRHEKLVNLYAVVSEEPIYIITEFMCNGSLLDYLKTGTGKNSNFADHIDMAAQIAAGMAFIERSNYIHRDVRAANILVGTCQICKVADFGLARLIEDDEYNAHHGAKFPIKWTAPEAANYGRFTIKSDVWSFGILLSEIITRGRTPYPGMTGREVLESTDGGYRMPKPNTDPQCPDSLYDLMLQCWHRDSAKRPTFEHLQFFLEDYFTATEPNYQDREEGGF, from the exons ATGAAAAGGTGTTTTGGATGCTTCACTTGCACCGGAGAACGAAAAGATGACGAAGTGGAGGCACCACGGCCAACTCAACAGAATGTGCAAATGGTCCCAGTGAACAACATTATTCCTTCATTTGCTCCAACAGCCCCACCAGGAAGTAGTAATTTTGTAACCGCTCTTCCAATGGTACCAACGCCACCAACTGCAC CCAAAACATCAAGGCATGTCGCAATGTACGACTATGATGCACGAACTGATGACGACCTTACTGTCAGAAAGGGAGATTATCTTTTTGTCATCAATAT GGAAGGTGACTGGTGGTTTGCACGTTCGGCCAAAGACAATATAGAGGGTTACGTCCCCAGCAACTATGTAGCCCCTGTTGGTGGGCTTGAAAGTGAAGA GTGGTTCTTCGGCAAGATTATACGTAAGGAATGTGAGAGACTCCTGTTGCAAGAGCGTCTATCTAGAGGTGATTTCATGGTCAGAGAGAGTCAACAAGGAG GATATTGCGTGTCAGTCCTTGATCAAGATCCAATGCAGGGCAGAGTGGTCAAACATTATCGCATACGCTCCATGTCAAATGGTGGATATTACATTTCATCGAGGACAAGTTTTAACGACATCAGTGAACTTGTGCAGCATTATAAAA GTATGTCGGATGGTCTTTGTTGTAAACTGGCAAATGCCTGTCCCACATTGACCCCCGTGACCCCTCCCCAGGATGTTTGGGAGATTCCCCGCAACCAGCTTTCTCTTCAGAAGAAATTGGGTGCCGGAATGTTTGGGGAAGTTTGGAAAG GTCTCTGGAATGGAACTACTGAAGTTGcgattaaaactttaaaacctggTACAATGTCTCCGCAAGCATTTCTAGAAGAAGCAAAAGTTATGAAGATGCTGAGACATGAAAAGCTCGTCAATCTTTATGCTGTG GTGTCAGAAGAACCAATCTACATCATAACTGAATTCATGTGCAACGGAAGTCTGCTGGATTATCTCAAAACTGGTACCGGCAAAAACTCAAATTTCGCTGACCACATTGACATGGCAGCTCAG ATTGCAGCAGGAATGGCGTTCATTGAGAGAAGTAATTACATCCACCGGGATGTAAGAGCAGCTAATATATTGGTTGGGACTTGCCAGATCTGTAAGGTTGCCGACTTTGGACTTGCAAGGCTTATAGAAGACGACGAATACAATGCTCACCATG GTGCCAAGTTTCCGATCAAGTGGACTGCGCCAGAGGCAGCCAATTATGGTCGTTTTACGATCAAGTCTGATGTTTGGAGCTTTGGCATTTTACTCAGCGAGATAATTACAAGGGGAAGAACTCCTTACCCTG GAATGACGGGCAGGGAAGTGTTGGAATCCACTGACGGCGGTTATCGAATGCCAAAACCGAACACCGATCCACAATGTCCGGACTCCCTGTATGATCTCATGCTGCAATGCTGGCATAGAGATTCTGCAAAGAGACCGACCTTTGAGCATTTGCAG TTCTTCCTGGAAGACTATTTCACAGCGACGGAACCAAACTACCAGGACAGGGAAGAAGGTGGCTTTTAG
- the LOC143450890 gene encoding tyrosine-protein kinase Src-2-like, which translates to MWKIFKRGGKKVDSKEDKKKKKKGRRAKSESNLHELSPSEAQSSAPFSPAPFQQFAECVSQQNHFVHDPNSSKISLPPPPPPEPATIKYVAKFDYEARVGDELTFRKGDIIHIFNNNGDWWLGRCSKSSREGYVPYNYLAPFGGTESEDWYGGKTSRHECERILKQRDNISGTFMIRESESLAGTYSLSVAVKTSVDMTIKHYRIRRLENGGFYITTRATFSNIPDLVTYYQTSSDGLCSRLTQPYQRDKEIVSRQDVWEIDRKHIQLQKRLGAGMFGEVWKGTWNGTTEVAVKMVKCGTMSSDAFLEEARIMKKLIHGKLVCLYGVVSTEPIYIVTEFMCHGSLLHYLKDGFGKNSILVDHIDIAAQVAAGMAFLERNSYIHRDVRAANILVGKNQVCKVADFGLARVLDDDTPYESHEGAKFPIKWTAPEAAMYRRFTIKSDVWSFGILLTEIVTKGRIPYPGMMNAEVIQRVDTGYRMPKPHTVPPCPDSLFELMLKCWSKDEMQRPTFEYIQGFLEDYFVATETNYQESGEGAF; encoded by the exons ATGTGGAAGATATTCAAACGAGGTGGAAAGAAAGTCGACAGCAAAGAagataagaagaaaaagaagaaaggCAGAAGAGCAAAGTCTGAAAGCAACTTACATGAGCTTTCACCGAGTGAGGCGCAAAGTAGTGCGCCTTTCAGTCCTGCTCCTTTTCAGCAATTTGCCGAATGTGTAAGCCAACAAAACCACTTCGTGCATGATCCGAATTCTTCAAAGATATCTCTACCACCACCACCTCCTCCAGAGCCAG caacaataaaatatgtgGCAAAGTTTGACTATGAAGCAAGGGTGGGCGATGAGCTTACATTCAGAAAAGGCGATATCATTCACATTTTCAACAA CAATGGTGACTGGTGGTTAGGTCGATGTTCAAAATCATCTCGTGAAGGATACGTCCCATACAACTACCTGGCTCCCTTTGGAGGGACCGAATCTGAGGA TTGGTATGGAGGGAAAACGAGTCGCCATGAATGTGAGAGAATTCTCAAGCAGCGTGATAATATTTCCGGTACCTTCATGATTAGAGAAAGTGAAAGCTTGGCAG GGACATATTCTCTCTCTGTGGCTGTGAAGACATCGGTTGATATGACAATTAAACATTATCGGATTCGGCGTCTGGAAAATGGTGGCTTTTATATAACGACCAGAGctactttttcaaatattcCAGATCTAGTTACCTATTATCAAA CGTCTTCGGATGGATTATGCAGCAGACTAACACAGCCATATCAAAGAGACAAGGAAATCGTGAGTCGGCAAGATGTTTGGGAGATTGACCGAAAACACATTCAACTGCAGAAGAGACTTGGCGCTGGAATGTTTGGTGAAGTTTGGAAAG GCACTTGGAATGGAACCACAGAAGTGGCCGTAAAGATGGTAAAATGTGGAACGATGTCTTCAGATGCTTTCTTGGAGGAAGCCAGAATTATGAAAAAACTAATTCATGGAAagcttgtttgtttgtatGGCGTA GTATCAACAGAACCAATTTACATTGTAACAGAATTTATGTGCCATGGTAGTTTGCTGCATTATTTAAAAGAtggttttggaaaaaattccATCCTAGTAGACCACATTGATATTGCTGCTCAG GTTGCTGCTGGTATGGCATTCCTAGAGAGAAATAGTTACATTCATCGTGATGTGCGAGCTGCCAATATCTTGGTTGGAAAGAATCAGGTTTGCAAAGTTGCCGATTTTGGCCTGGCCAGGGTATTAGATGATGACACCCCCTATGAATCTCATGAAG GTGCAAAATTTCCTATTAAGTGGACTGCACCGGAAGCTGCTATGTACCGGCGTTTTACCATCAAATCTGATGTTTGGAGTTTTGGCATATTACTCACAGAGATTGTAACCAAAGGACGCATTCCTTACCCTG GCATGATGAACGCTGAGGTAATCCAAAGAGTAGACACAGGGTACCGTATGCCCAAGCCGCACACAGTCCCTCCGTGCCCGGATTCCTTGTTTGAGCTAATGTTGAAATGCTGGAGTAAAGATGAAATGCAACGACCAACATTTGAATACATACAG GGTTTCCTTGAAGATTATTTTGTAGCGACTGAAACAAACTACCAAGAGTCTGGGGAAGGGGCCTTTTAA
- the LOC143449937 gene encoding uncharacterized protein LOC143449937: MSVYKLIAIMVTLAVAFSAASGASVRAQGEDDNDILSRELMRDGALLEKVPSKRYSSGYYTNSRAKYLDRNAVNRLMRFMVGKRGYADDLAMATSDDGTIGQVGNQAVSGTKGYVIFAASLDGLLDDLVRQLDTETDFSG, from the exons ATGTCTGTTTATAAACTGATCGCAATTATGGTTACCCTCGCCGTGGCGTTTTCCGCGGCGTCAGGCGCCTCAGTGCGGGCACAAGGTGAAGACGACAATGACATTCTTTCCAG AGAACTAATGAGGGACGGTGCTCTGTTGGAAAAAGTGCCCAGCAAACGTTATTCAAGTGGCTATTACACCAATTCTCGAGCCAAATATTTGGACCGCAATGCTGTAAACAGGCTCATGAGGTTTATGGTTGGAAAAAG GGGTTATGCTGATGATTTAGCCATGGCGACCAGTGACGACGGTACAATTGGTCAAGTTGGAAATCAAGCGGTTTCCGGGACGAAAGGATATGTCATATTTGCAGCGTCATTGGATGGCCTTTTAGATGATTTGGTCAGACAACTCGACACTGAAACTGATTTTTCCGGCTAA
- the LOC143450891 gene encoding tyrosine-protein kinase fyna-like, which produces MFRRCFSCLCCKREKSSSENNDQRPTQMQTTTIPIGQYPGPGMQQNMPPIGVTNPQFSSPPMPISPGGPGGASLKFVAMYDYDARTNDDLSFAKGEQLYILNKEGDWWQARSAKSGQEGYVPSNYVAPLGGLESEEWFFGKISRKDCERKLLQGHTNRGTFMIRESETAVGTFSLSITDQEPGKQIAVKHYRIRTLDNGGFYITTRAQFTDLPSLILHYQSSADGLCCRLVTPCPVTDKPATITIAKDVWEINRDQLTLQKKLGAGMFGEVWKGLWNGNTEVAIKTLKPGTMSPEAFLTEAKIMKMLRHEKLVNLYAVVSLEPIYIVTEFMCHGSLLDYLKEGPGRQSMLVDQIDMAAQVAAGMAFIERNNYIHRDVRAANILVGKNQICKVADFGLARLIKDDEYNAHQGAKFPIKWTAPEAATFGRFTIKSDVWSFGILLTEIITKGRIPYPGMMNREVLERVEAGYRMPKPPIQPPQPSCPDSLYDLMLQCWHKDEMARPTFEFIQGFLEDYFTATEPHYQESGEGAF; this is translated from the exons ATGTTTCGACGATGCTTCAGCTGCTTATGCTGTAAAAGAGAGAAAAGCTCGTCTGAAAATAATGACCAGCGCCCAACTCAAATGCAGACAACTACAATACCCATCGGCCAGTATCCTGGACCTGGGATGCAGCAAAACATGCCACCGATTGGTGTCACGAATCCTCAATTTTCCTCACCCCCGATGCCAATATCACCAGGCGGACCAGGCG GGGCATCACTGAAATTCGTGGCCATGTATGATTACGATGCGAGAACTAACGATGACTTGTCATTCGCAAAAGGAGAGCAGctttacattttaaacaa GGAAGGGGACTGGTGGCAAGCTAGATCTGCCAAATCAGGACAGGAAGGATATGTTCCAAGCAATTATGTGGCTCCGTTGGGTGGTCTAGAAAGTGAAGa GTGgttttttggcaaaattaGTCGTAAAGATTGTGAACGAAAACTCCTTCAAGGTCATACCAACAGAGGCACTTTCATGATAAGAGAGAGTGAAACAGCAGTtg GTACCTTCTCTCTATCCATAACTGATCAGGAACCAGGAAAACAGATCGCAGTAAAACATTATCGTATCAGGACACTAGACAACGGTGGCTTCTACATAACCACAAGAGCACAGTTTACCGACTTGCCAAGTCTCATTCTACATTACCAAT CGTCTGCTGATGGTCTTTGCTGCAGGTTGGTGACACCGTGTCCTGTGACAGATAAACCGGCCACCATCACCATCGCGAAGGATGTGTGGGAAATTAACAGGGACCAGCTCACCCTGCAGAAGAAGCTCGGAGCTGGAATGTTTGGTGAAGTTTGGAAAG GCCTTTGGAATGGTAACACTGAAGTTGCGATTAAAACCCTTAAACCTGGGACAATGTCACCGGAAGCTTTTCTTACTGAAGCCAAGATCATGAAGATGCTGAGACATGAAAAATTAGTTAATTTATATGCAGTG GTCTCCTTGGAACCAATCTACATTGTGACCGAGTTTATGTGTCACGGTAGTTTGTTGGATTATTTGAAGGAAGGACCAGGAAGGCAAAGCATGTTAGTAGACCAGATTGACATGGCTGCACAG GTTGCCGCTGGCATGGCATTCATTGAACGAAACAATTACATCCATCGTGACGTAAGAGCAGCCAACATACTTGTCGGCAAAAACCAAATCTGTAAGGTTGCTGACTTTGGTTTGGCAAGATTGATTAAAGATGATGAATATAATGCACACCAAG GAGCCAAGTTCCCGATCAAGTGGACTGCCCCCGAGGCAGCAACTTTTGGTCGTTTCACGATCAAGTCTGATGTTTGGAGCTTTGGCATTCTCCTCACAGAGATCATTACAAAGGGAAGAATCCCATACCCAG GCATGATGAATAGAGAGGTTTTAGAGCGGGTCGAGGCTGGGTACCGCATGCCCAAGCCCCCAATTCAGCCCCCGCAACCTTCCTGCCCCGACTCTCTCTACGACTTGATGCTACAGTGTTGGCATAAAGATGAAATGGCTCGACCAACCTTTGAATTTATACAG GGATTTTTGGAGGATTACTTCACTGCCACTGAACCCCATTATCAAGAGTCTGGCGAAGGCGCTTTTTAA
- the LOC143450889 gene encoding ribosomal RNA-processing protein 7 homolog A-like: MPENDKDETSIRTCLVKLGDVNHTLFLKRYKFSNEDNEVLQQNPTLMVLNVPSYCEKKHVRQWFEDCGKILSIHAQNKPGNIVKPKHTSTYFPSTSNHGFQVFYVTFQSHEALSDALHKESVEIMECDHSNEIFHTGITKWCYDYVQSFPDREKLQAEIDRFMNAYDAKTVKEEEDERENDGIPDEEGWIKVTRRGNNPGLSRTELNDFKLKQKIKKRKKDQVTLHSYSYQIRESKRAKIVELRNKFEEDKVKIKAMKNARKFKPFG, from the coding sequence ATGCCTGAAAACGATAAAGACGAAACATCCATCAGAACTTGTTTGGTTAAGCTTGGTGACGTCAATCATACCTTGTTCTTAAAACGTTACAAATTCTCAAACGAAGATAATGAAGTACTCCAACAGAACCCAACACTGATGGTGCTCAATGTTCCTTCTTATTGTGAAAAGAAACATGTTCGGCAATGGTTTGAAGATTGTGGAAAAATTCTAAGTATCCATGCACAGAATAAACCTGGAAATATTGTGAAACCTAAACACACAAGCACGTATTTTCCGTCTACTTCCAATCATGGATTCCAAGTGTTTTACGTGACGTTCCAATCACATGAAGCATTAAGTGACGCTCTGCATAAAGAATCAGTGGAAATAATGGAGTGCGACCACAGTAATGAAATCTTTCATACTGGCATAACAAAGTGGTGTTACGACTATGTGCAAAGTTTTCCTGATAGAGAAAAGCTGCAGGCTGAAATTGATCGCTTTATGAATGCCTACGATGCTAAGACCGTGAAAGAGGAAGAAGATGAGCGCGAAAACGATGGCATTCCGGATGAGGAGGGCTGGATAAAAGTAACAAGGCGTGGAAATAACCCTGGATTAAGCCGGACTGAATTGAatgattttaagttgaaacaaaaaataaagaaacgtAAAAAAGATCAGGTAACATTACACAGTTACTCGTACCAAATTCGTGAATCAAAAAGGGCAAAAATTGTTGAACTTCGAAACAAATTTGAAgaagataaagtcaaaattaaaGCAATGAAGAATGCAAGAAAATTTAAACCGTTTGGTTGA